A window of Corythoichthys intestinalis isolate RoL2023-P3 chromosome 14, ASM3026506v1, whole genome shotgun sequence contains these coding sequences:
- the rabggtb gene encoding geranylgeranyl transferase type-2 subunit beta isoform X3: MGTQMKDVFISPDAPHTLLLDKHADYIAAYGSKKDDYEYTLSEYLRMSGIYWGLTVMDLMAQLPRMNRQEIVDFITACQHECGGVSASIGHDPHLLYTLSAVQILCLYDSVDALDVDKVVEYVKGLQQDDGSFAGDKWGEIDTRFSFCAVATLSLLGKMDAIDVDKAVEFVLSCMNFDGGFGCRPGSESHAGQIYCCTGFLSLTGQLHQLNADLLGWWLCERQLPSGGLNGRPEKLPDVCYSWWVLASLRIIGKIHWIDKDKLRSFILACQDEETGGFADRPGDMVDPFHTLFGIAGLSLLGDDKIKAVNPVLCMPEDVLQRLGLKPELLS, encoded by the exons ATG GGTACGCAAATGAAAGACGTCTTCATTAGCCCCGACGCCCCACACACGCTCCTGTTGGATAAACATGCAGACTACATCGCTGCATACGGCTCCAAAAAGGACGACTAT GAGTACACGCTGTCCGAATACCTGCGCATGAGCGGTATCTACTGGGGTCTGACGGTGATGGACCTGATGGCTCAGCTGCCTCGCATGAATCGCCAGGAGATCGTCGACTTCATCACAGCATGTCAGCATGAATGCGGTGGGGTCAGCGCCAGCATCGGCCACGACCCCCATCTGCTCTACACGCTCAGCGCTGTGCAG ATTTTGTGCTTGTACGACAGTGTGGACGCACTAGATGTGGATAAAGTGGTTGAGTACGTTAAAGGGTTGCAGCAGGACGACGGATCCTTTGCGGGAGACAAATGGG GAGAAATCGACACAAGATTTTCCTTCTGTGCAGTAGCCACACTTTCATTATTG GGCAAGATGGATGCCATCGACGTGGACAAAGCCGTGGAATTTGTGTTGTCCTGTATGAACTTTGATGGCGGTTTTGGATGCAGGCCTGGCTCTGAATCTCACGCCGGTCAG ATTTACTGCTGCACGGGCTTCCTGTCGCTGACGGGCCAACTGCACCAGCTCAACGCCGACCTGCTGGGTTGGTGGCTCTGCGAGAGGCAGCTGCCATCTGGGGGCCTCAACGGGCGGCCTGAAAAG CTTCCGGACGTCTGCTACTCTTGGTGGGTTCTGGCTTCGCTCCGGATTATAGGCAAGATCCACTGGATCGACAAGGACAAGCTGCGCTCCTTTATCCTGGCCTGCCAGGACGAGGAGACAGGGGGCTTCGCTGACCGACCGGGAGACATG GTGGACCCCTTCCATACCCTGTTTGGAATCGCTGGCCTCTCCCTTCTGGGGGATGACAAGATCAAAGCAGTGAATCCTGTACTGTGCATGCCCGAGGACGTGCTGCAGAGGCTCGGCCTTAAGCCGGAGCTTCTTAGCTAG
- the rabggtb gene encoding geranylgeranyl transferase type-2 subunit beta isoform X1, protein MCVSKLGFLRNAVPQTEQGTQMKDVFISPDAPHTLLLDKHADYIAAYGSKKDDYEYTLSEYLRMSGIYWGLTVMDLMAQLPRMNRQEIVDFITACQHECGGVSASIGHDPHLLYTLSAVQILCLYDSVDALDVDKVVEYVKGLQQDDGSFAGDKWGEIDTRFSFCAVATLSLLGKMDAIDVDKAVEFVLSCMNFDGGFGCRPGSESHAGQIYCCTGFLSLTGQLHQLNADLLGWWLCERQLPSGGLNGRPEKLPDVCYSWWVLASLRIIGKIHWIDKDKLRSFILACQDEETGGFADRPGDMVDPFHTLFGIAGLSLLGDDKIKAVNPVLCMPEDVLQRLGLKPELLS, encoded by the exons ATGTGTGTTTCCAAGCTTGGCTTTTTAAGGAATGCTgtgccacaaactgagcag GGTACGCAAATGAAAGACGTCTTCATTAGCCCCGACGCCCCACACACGCTCCTGTTGGATAAACATGCAGACTACATCGCTGCATACGGCTCCAAAAAGGACGACTAT GAGTACACGCTGTCCGAATACCTGCGCATGAGCGGTATCTACTGGGGTCTGACGGTGATGGACCTGATGGCTCAGCTGCCTCGCATGAATCGCCAGGAGATCGTCGACTTCATCACAGCATGTCAGCATGAATGCGGTGGGGTCAGCGCCAGCATCGGCCACGACCCCCATCTGCTCTACACGCTCAGCGCTGTGCAG ATTTTGTGCTTGTACGACAGTGTGGACGCACTAGATGTGGATAAAGTGGTTGAGTACGTTAAAGGGTTGCAGCAGGACGACGGATCCTTTGCGGGAGACAAATGGG GAGAAATCGACACAAGATTTTCCTTCTGTGCAGTAGCCACACTTTCATTATTG GGCAAGATGGATGCCATCGACGTGGACAAAGCCGTGGAATTTGTGTTGTCCTGTATGAACTTTGATGGCGGTTTTGGATGCAGGCCTGGCTCTGAATCTCACGCCGGTCAG ATTTACTGCTGCACGGGCTTCCTGTCGCTGACGGGCCAACTGCACCAGCTCAACGCCGACCTGCTGGGTTGGTGGCTCTGCGAGAGGCAGCTGCCATCTGGGGGCCTCAACGGGCGGCCTGAAAAG CTTCCGGACGTCTGCTACTCTTGGTGGGTTCTGGCTTCGCTCCGGATTATAGGCAAGATCCACTGGATCGACAAGGACAAGCTGCGCTCCTTTATCCTGGCCTGCCAGGACGAGGAGACAGGGGGCTTCGCTGACCGACCGGGAGACATG GTGGACCCCTTCCATACCCTGTTTGGAATCGCTGGCCTCTCCCTTCTGGGGGATGACAAGATCAAAGCAGTGAATCCTGTACTGTGCATGCCCGAGGACGTGCTGCAGAGGCTCGGCCTTAAGCCGGAGCTTCTTAGCTAG
- the acadm gene encoding medium-chain specific acyl-CoA dehydrogenase, mitochondrial → MLLNRVLRAGLRCGVVRLQSSSAAAAQAQPSGDHSAAATGYSFEFTDQQREFQQLARKFAREEIVPHAAQYDKTGEYPVPIIKKAWELGLMNGHIAEEYGGMGLSIFDNCLITEELAYGCTGVQTAIEANSLGQMPVIIAGNEAQKKKYLGRMTEEPLMCAYCVTEPGAGSDVAGVKTRAVKKGDEYVVNGQKMWITNGGKANWYFLLARTDPDPKCPANKAFTGFILDADTPGIQIGRKEMNMGQRCSDTRGITFEDVIIPKENVLIGEGAGFKIAMGAFDKTRPPVAAGATGLAQRALDEATSYALERKTFGKLIAEHQAISFLLAEMAMKVELARMAYQRAAWEVDRGRRNTYYASIAKAFAGDIANQVASDAVQVFGGNGFNSEYPVEKLMRDAKIYQIYEGTAQIQRLIVAREHLSKAKK, encoded by the exons AGCTCAACCGTCCGGCGATCACTCGGCTGCGGCCACCGGCTACTCGTTTG AGTTTACAGATCAACAGCGAGAGTTCCAGCAGCTAGCTCGTAAGTTTGCACGCGAGGAAATAGTTCCGCATGCGGCACAGTACGACAAAACTGGGGAG taCCCTGTACCTATAATCAAGAAGGCATGGGAGCTGGGGCTGATGAACGGTCACATCGCGGAGGAGTATG GTGGAATGGGCTTGTCCATCTTTGATAACTGCCTCATCACGGAAGAGCTGGCCTATGGCTGCACAGGAGTCCAAACTGCTATCGAGGCAAACTCGCTTGGA CAAATGCCTGTCATTATTGCTGGCAATGAGGCTCAAAAGAAGAAATACCTGGGGAGGATGACTGAGGAACCTCTCATGTGT GCGTACTGCGTCACAGAACCAGGGGCGGGCTCAGACGTTGCGGGCGTCAAGACTAGAGCAGTGAAGAAGGGTGACGAATACGTGGTTAACGGCCAGAAGATGTGGATCACAAATGGCGGAAAAGCCAACTG GTACTTCCTGCTGGCCCGTACAGACCCAGATCCGAAATGTCCCGCCAACAAGGCGTTTACAGGCTTCATTTTGGATGCAGACACCCCTGGAATTCAAATAGGAAGGAAG GAAATGAACATGGGTCAGAGGTGTTCGGATACACGAGGCATCACGTTCGAGGACGTGATTATTCCAAAGGAGAATGTCCTGATTGGTGAGGGAGCTGGGTTTAAGATAGCGATGGGCGCATTCGATAAAACTCGGCCACCT GTTGCAGCGGGAGCCACTGGCTTGGCACAGAGGGCACTCGATGAAGCCACTTCATATGCTCTGGAGAGGAAAACTTTTGGAAAATTGATTGCTGAG CACCAAGCTATTTCCTTCCTTCTGGCCGAGATGGCAATGAAGGTCGAGCTAGCACGCATGGCGTACCAGCGTGCTGCCTGGGAAGTGGACCGCGGTCGGCGAAATACGTACTACGCCTCCATTGCCAAAGCCTTCGCCGGCGACATTGCTAACCAGGTGGCCTCGGACGCCGTCCAGGTGTTCGGCGGCAATGGATTCAATAGCGAGTACCCGGTGGAGAAGCTGATGCGCGATGCCAAGATTTACCAG ATCTACGAAGGAACTGCTCAAATCCAAAGGCTCATTGTCGCTCGCGAACACCTGTCAAAAGCAAAGAAATGa
- the rabggtb gene encoding geranylgeranyl transferase type-2 subunit beta isoform X2, translated as MLEGTQMKDVFISPDAPHTLLLDKHADYIAAYGSKKDDYEYTLSEYLRMSGIYWGLTVMDLMAQLPRMNRQEIVDFITACQHECGGVSASIGHDPHLLYTLSAVQILCLYDSVDALDVDKVVEYVKGLQQDDGSFAGDKWGEIDTRFSFCAVATLSLLGKMDAIDVDKAVEFVLSCMNFDGGFGCRPGSESHAGQIYCCTGFLSLTGQLHQLNADLLGWWLCERQLPSGGLNGRPEKLPDVCYSWWVLASLRIIGKIHWIDKDKLRSFILACQDEETGGFADRPGDMVDPFHTLFGIAGLSLLGDDKIKAVNPVLCMPEDVLQRLGLKPELLS; from the exons ATGCTCGAG GGTACGCAAATGAAAGACGTCTTCATTAGCCCCGACGCCCCACACACGCTCCTGTTGGATAAACATGCAGACTACATCGCTGCATACGGCTCCAAAAAGGACGACTAT GAGTACACGCTGTCCGAATACCTGCGCATGAGCGGTATCTACTGGGGTCTGACGGTGATGGACCTGATGGCTCAGCTGCCTCGCATGAATCGCCAGGAGATCGTCGACTTCATCACAGCATGTCAGCATGAATGCGGTGGGGTCAGCGCCAGCATCGGCCACGACCCCCATCTGCTCTACACGCTCAGCGCTGTGCAG ATTTTGTGCTTGTACGACAGTGTGGACGCACTAGATGTGGATAAAGTGGTTGAGTACGTTAAAGGGTTGCAGCAGGACGACGGATCCTTTGCGGGAGACAAATGGG GAGAAATCGACACAAGATTTTCCTTCTGTGCAGTAGCCACACTTTCATTATTG GGCAAGATGGATGCCATCGACGTGGACAAAGCCGTGGAATTTGTGTTGTCCTGTATGAACTTTGATGGCGGTTTTGGATGCAGGCCTGGCTCTGAATCTCACGCCGGTCAG ATTTACTGCTGCACGGGCTTCCTGTCGCTGACGGGCCAACTGCACCAGCTCAACGCCGACCTGCTGGGTTGGTGGCTCTGCGAGAGGCAGCTGCCATCTGGGGGCCTCAACGGGCGGCCTGAAAAG CTTCCGGACGTCTGCTACTCTTGGTGGGTTCTGGCTTCGCTCCGGATTATAGGCAAGATCCACTGGATCGACAAGGACAAGCTGCGCTCCTTTATCCTGGCCTGCCAGGACGAGGAGACAGGGGGCTTCGCTGACCGACCGGGAGACATG GTGGACCCCTTCCATACCCTGTTTGGAATCGCTGGCCTCTCCCTTCTGGGGGATGACAAGATCAAAGCAGTGAATCCTGTACTGTGCATGCCCGAGGACGTGCTGCAGAGGCTCGGCCTTAAGCCGGAGCTTCTTAGCTAG